The Microbacterium natoriense genomic interval CGCCTCCACCACGGCGAAGGACGCGTTTGGATTCCCGCTGGGAGCGGGCCCCTACGTCGTCGACGACTTCGTTGCCGGAGACTCGGTGACCGTCGCCCGGAACGAGAAGTACTGGGGCAAGCCCGCGAACCTGGACACGATCGTGTTCAAAATGATGCCCGACGCCGATTCGCGCTTCCAGAGCCTGCAGTCCGGTGACCTCGGCATCATGGTGAGCGAGACGGCGAACCAGTTCAAGCAGGCTCGTGAAGATGACAAGCTTGCCGTACACGCCGGTGCAATCTCCGTCACGTCGCTCCTTCTGAACCTCACCTCCCCGAAGTTCCAGGACCCTGAGATCCGCCGGGCTCTGGCTCAGGCGATCGATCGCGATGCCCTCAACGCGGTCGTCAACCTCGGAGAAGGCAAGCCCGTCGACAGCCCCTACAGCCTGCTGGGCGAGAGCGCCCCGACGGTCGACTATCCGAAGTACGACCCCAAGGCAGCTGAAAAGGTTCTCAAGGATGCCGACCTCAGCTTCACACTGACGGTGTCGAGCCTGCCCAGTGCTCTTCAGCGCGCGACCGCGCTGAAGGACATGTTCGCCAAGGTCGGCGTCGACGTGACGATCGCTCCGGTCGATGCCGCGTCCTTCACCGGAGTCATGGCCTCCAAGCAGTTCGAGGCCGCCGACTTCGTGACCTCGATCTTCAGCGACGCTTCCGGTGCGGCGCTGGTCTTCTCCACTGGTGCCCCGTACAACCTCACCGGCTACAGCAACAAGTCGGTGGATGCCGGACTCGCTGCAATCGCCTCAGAGACCGACCCCGCTGAACGGGCGAAGAGCTATGAAGACGTCTCCGCGATCCTCGCCGAAGATCTTCCGGCCCTGTGGATGACCGCGAGCAACTTCGGCTACATCTCGTCGGCAGATCTGGTGGGCGTCCGTGACATGACGGGATTGACGTTCATCTCCATCGACCCTGCTGAGATCGGCTGGGCCGGCAAGTGAAGCTCGCCTGGTTGTCGCGTGCGGGACGTTCGCTCCTGGTTCTGATCGTCATCGCCGCTCTCACCTGCCAGCTCGCGTTCCTTCTGCCCGGCGACCCGGCGCTCATCCTCCTCGGTCAGGAATCCACCGAGGCCCAGCGTGCTGCTCTGCGCAGCGCGCTGGGCCTCGACCAGGACTTCTTCACGAGGTTCCTGAGTTGGGCGGGAGGCGTCGTGACCGGAGACTGGGGAACCTCGTTCACTTCCGACCGGCCTGTGCTGACGGAGATCATCGAGCGGGTGCCGGCCACGGCCGAGCTCGTCATCCTCAGTCAGATCATCGCTCTTGCAGTGACGATCCCCCTCGCCCTGCACAGCGCTCGAACACCGGGCGGGACTCTGGACCGCTTCGTGTCGGGAGGGACGTTCCTCGTCGTCGCGATCCCGTCGTTCGTCGTCGGCGTCCTGCTCATCTACATCTTCGCCGTTCAGCTCGGCTGGTTCCCGGCCTCGGGGTATGTCCCACTCGTCGAAGACCCGTTGGACAACCTGTATCGGATGGTGTTGCCCGTGCTCACCCTCGCAATCGCGGAATCGGCCGTGTACCTCCGCACTCTACGCGGGTCGGCCGTCGACGCCCTGCGCTCTCCGTTCGCGTATGCGTCGCTGGTACGAGGAGCGACAGACACGCAGCTGCTGTGGCGGCGCATCCTGCGCCCCGCCGCACCGACTCTGACGGCCCTCGTCGGCATCAACGTCGCCGTCGCACTCGGCGGCACCCTGCTCGTGGAGAGCCTTTTCGCGATTCCCGGGCTCGGGAGGCTGACCATCGCCGCACTCGGCGCTCGCGATCTTCCACTGATTCAGGGTCTGGTGCTGTTCGCAGCAACCATCATCGTCATCTTCGGCATCCTCGCGGACATCGCCGTGAACCGTATCGACCCGAGGAGCTCTCGTGGTATCGCCTGACCTCGCGGCACCCACCGCCGCGATTCGCTCGCCTCGGTCCGCCCTCCGAGTGCCCCGAATAGGCTTCCTTCTCTCCACCGGGTGGCTCATCGCCCTGTTCATCGCCGCAGTGGCCTTCGTGCTGGGAGCCGGAGCGGATCCGCTCGCGAACGACTACGCAGCCCTGAGCCAGCCGCCGAGCTGGGCGCATCTGTTCGGCACGGACAACCTGGGGCGAGATGTGCTGGCACGCTCACTCCACGGTGCAGGAGCAAGCGCGACCGTCGCACTCGCGACAGTCGTCGTGGGCGGCGGGATCGGCATCCTCCTCGGCGTGTGGGCCGGCCTCATGCGTGGGGTGGTGGAGACGATCATCGGCTTCTTCACCGACGTCGCGATCGCCCTCCCTGGACTGATCGTCATCTCGACCATCGTCACACTCACAGGTCCCAGCCTTCCCACCATCGCCCTCACGATCGCAGGCTTCTCCATCCCGGTCTTCGCGCGACTGAGCCGGGCATCGACGCTTGCGGTCGCGACGGAGAACCACGTCGTCGTCGCACGCACCCTCGGGGCCAGCGGATGGCGCATCGTCACTCGAGAGGTGCTGCCCAGCGTGCTGCCGCGCATGACCCCGTTCCTGATGATCTCCGTCGCAGGATCGATCGTCGCCGAAGGCGCCCTCAGCTTCCTCGGCTTCGGACTTCGCCCTCCGCAGCCGTCCTGGGGAAGCCTGATCGCTGACGGACGCGCGCAACTCGCCGATGCGCCGTGGGTGGCGCTGTTCCCCGCACTGCTGCTGTGCCTGACCATCCTTTCCATCAACGTGCTCGGTGAGCACTTCAGGGAGGCGAAGCGATGAACCCCGTCCTTCACGTGGAGAACCTCACCACCATTGCAACCCGTCGCGGTGTGGACAACACCGTGGTCGACGGAGTGAACCTGTCGCTTCCCGCCGGCGGATCACTCGCGATCGTCGGAGAATCGGGGGCCGGCAAGTCGATGCTCATCCGATCGATCCTCGGCATCCACCCCCCAGGCGTATCGATGCGTGTGAGCGGCCGAGTGATGTTGGACGGGCACGACATGCTGTCTCTTCGAGGGCGAGCTCATCGACGGGCACTCGCCCGCAGCGTCGGTATGGTCCACCAAGACCCTCTCCGTTCACTCAACCCCACTTTCCGGGTCGGGACACAGCTCACTGAGGCGTTGTCCTTCGCCGGGTCCGGAGGAGGACGGCGGGGCCGAACCGCGCGGGCGATCGACGCGATGCGCGAGGTCGGGTTCCGCAGCCCCGACGTCGAGTCCCGCCGGTACCCGCACGAACTCTCCGGAGGGCAGCGCCAGCGCATCGGCATCTCCGCTGCCACCCTCACCGAGCCGGCTCTGCTCATCGGTGACGAGCCCACCACGGCGCTGGACGTCATCGTGCAGAAGCGTGTGCTCGATCTCATGGATGAGATGCGCGAGCGCACCGGCGCCAGCCTTCTGCTGGTGACGCACGATCTGGGAGTGGCCGCCGAGCGGTGCGATGAGATCGTCGTGATGCGCGCCGGCAAGATCGTCGAAGCAGGACGGACAACGACGATGCTCTCGGCGCCGACGCATCCGTACACGAGAAGCCTGCTCGAAAGCATCCCTCGCCTCGACGGCCCTCGGCCGCACCGTCTGCCCACTCCCGCGGAAGGAGCGCTGTCATGAGCGCCGACATTCTCAGCATCCGAGATCTTGTGGTTGGATACGGCGACAAGATCGTCTTGGACGGGGTCAGCCTGACTGTCCCCGCGCGCGGATGCGTCGGGCTCGTCGGCGAGTCCGGTTCCGGCAAGTCCACTCTCGCCAGAACAATCCTCGGGCTGCAGAGCCCACGATCCGGCGCTGTCGACATCGTCGGCGTCGGAGGTGACCCCAAGCATCCAGTGCAGATGGTGTTCCAGGACCCGATCTCCTCGCTCGCACCGCATCGCGCGACGATCGACATCGTCGCCGAACCGTTGACCATCCGCGGAATCGGCACGAAACGGCAGCGCCGAGAGCGGGCACGCGAGCTACTGGACCGGGTGGGTTTGGACCCGACACGATTCGCGGACGCGCGACCGACCACCCTTTCCGGTGGACAAGCCCAGCGCGTGGCGATCGCGCGAGCGCTTGTCGCCGAGCCCGCGCTCCTGCTCTGCGACGAGCCGGTCTCCTCTCTCGATGTCTCCGTGCAGGCCCGGGTGCTGAACCTCCTCGCCGATCTGCGCGAAGAGGCGGGGCTCAGCATGCTGTTCATCTCGCACGACCTCGCCGTCGTGCGGATGATCGCCGATTCCGTCTCGGTCTTGAGCGAAGGGCGGATCGTCGAAAGCGGCGAGACCGAACAGGTGATCGCCCACCCTCAGCACGACTACACCCGCCAGCTGCTCGACGCAGCACCACGCCTGCCGCGGATGGCGACCCCAGCGCCATCCGCGGCACCCTCCACCATGCCGGCGACTCCGCCGGCCGCATGAAAGAAGATCGATGACGCACACATTCCCCGAAGGATTCGTCTGGGGCACCGCGACCGCCGCCTACCAGGTGGAAGGAGCATGGGACGCCGACGGCAAGGTGCCGTCGGTGTGGGACACCGCCATGCACACCTGGCTGAAGACTCCCGACGGTACCTCCGGTGACACGGCGATCGATCAGTACCACCGCCTCGACGGTGATCTCGATATCCTCCAGAAGCTTGGCGCGGGTGCTCACCGCTTCTCCGTGTCGTGGCCGCGGATCATCACCGACGCCAAGGGCACGATCAACCAGGCTGGGCTCGACTACTACGAGCGGATGGTCGACGGGCTTCTCGCACGTGGCATCGCACCGGCCCTGAATCTCTACCATTGGGATACTCCGCAATGGCTCGAAGATCTCGGCGGGATGATGGAACGCGACTTCGCCGAGTGGCTCGCCGACCTCGCAACCGTCGTGGGTGCGCGTCTCGGCGACCGGGTCGGCCGGTGGTTCACGATGAACGAACCCAGCCACCCATCGCTCGGCGGCTATGTCGCCGGGTTCCTACCGCCCGCACGCAAGGAGGGCTCGGCAGGCCTTGTTACGGTGCACAACCTTCTGCTCGGGCACGGCCGCTCGATCCAGGCGCTGCGCGCAGCCGGCGTCAAGGGCGAGATCGGCACGATCTTGAGCCAGAGCGGTGTGGCCCCCGCTACGTCGCACCCCGATGACGTTCGCGCTGCCGAACGCGCAGAGCACTTCGAAGGCGGACTCTTCCTCAATCCGATGCTAGGCCGCGGGCACCTACCGGAGATGGCCGCCACTCTCGGCGACCTCATCCGCGATGGTGACGAAGAGATCATCGCTCAGCCGATGGACGTGCTGGGACTGAACTGGTACTCGCTGTACAGCGCTGCTTCTGTCGAGCGCGCTGCCGCGCACCTCGCCGATCTTCCTCCACGCGGTGCGATGTTCGCCGGTCTCGCCCCGGCGACAGCTGGTCTGGGGTTCGCCGTGGTACCTGCCCCGGGGCTGCCGTGGGGCGGCGCACACAGGCAGCTCACGCCCGGGGGGCTCCGCCATGCGCTCGACTGGGTCGCCCAGACCTACCCCGATCACCCTGACATCGTCATCACCGAGAACGGTGTCGGATATCCGGAAACCGCGGATGCTGCGGGATTCGTGCAGGATGACGACCGGATCCGGTACCTCGGCTGGGCTCTCGAAGAGCTGAGCGACGCGATCGCCGACGGCGCCCGAGTTCGCGGGTACCACGTGTGGACGAGCTTCGACAACTTCCAGTGGATGGCCGGCTTCGCGCAGCGTTTCGGGCTGGTCCACGTCGACCCGCACACGCAGGCTCGCACCCCCAAGGCATCGTTCGGATGGTTGGCGGAGGCAGTGCGAACGGGAACGGTGCCACCCGTGCCGGTCGAGGGTGTCGCCGGCGATCATGCTGACGTCGAGATCCCCCGGGGTGCGAAACGCGCGGGGTCTTGGCGGGTTGCGTACCGTCGACGGGCGCACGCTCAAGGACGGGATGGTGTACCGCAGCGCGAGCCTGCACCGGCTCGACGACGCCGGTCGGCAAGCGTTGGCTGCACTCGACATCACTACAGTTCTCGACCTTCGAGGCGACGATGAAGTGCGCCGTGCGCCGGATCTTGTCGGCGAAGCGCGAGTTGTTCACCTTCCCCTGCACAGCCCGCGAAACACGGACGCCGGCGCTGCTATCGGTGCGGCAGCCGACGCGGGGATCGGCTACACGCTACGGAACGTCTATGCGGAGATCGTGAAGGAACGAGGTCCTGCGCTTGTGACAGGCATTCGAGAAGTGGCTTCCGCCAACGGGGCGGTGCTTGCTCACTGCACCGCAGGGAAGGACCGCACCGGTGTGTTCATCGCCATCCTGCTCGCGGCGCTCGGCGTGCGCGACGACGACATCATCCGCACATACGCGGAGTCCGCTGAGCGACTCGGCGACGGATTCCTCGCTGAAGTCGTCGATGTGCTCCGGGGAGATGCATCGGCCAATACGGCCCTTCCCGACAGCGTGATCGAGGAGATGCTGTCATCGCCCGCCGCCTATATCGAGGAGGTGCTTGCGAACATCCGACATGATCACGGCACGGTCGCCGCGTACCTGCTCGCCAATGGCCTCGCCAATGATGAACTTCGGCAGATCAGAGAGAAACTCCTCACCTGAGATCCGATCGAAGGGTGGCCCTGGGCGTCCCGCTCAGGGCCACTCGCTGTATCAGCCGCGCTCCCGCCGGACCCCGGTTGAGTCCCGCATTGTGTCGACAATGCGTGCTGCGAACCTTTCGATCGCCGCGGCCGCGGCAGGATCTTCTGGGATATTGAGGAACCCGTGCTGCGAGCCGATTTCGGTATGCAGCTCGACATCGACGCCAGCCTCGCGAAGAGTGTCGGCGAAGGCTTCACCGGACACGCGTAGCTCGTCGACATCCGCATTGATCATGATGACTGGTGGAAACCCTTCGAGATCGTCTGCGCTAGCCGTTCCCGGCACGGCGAAGATGTCTGCGCCGGAGAGCGACGCTCCGAGGTAGTTCTCGTACATCGCACGGACGGCGTCCGGGCCGAATCGATCGGCGTCGGGGTTCCGGTCCAACGCTGCACGAAGAGCCGCATCTGGTGCAGGCTGAACGGAGTGCAGGGTCGGATAGGAGAGTGCGACTAGCGCTGGGCGTGTGCGTTCATTGTGGACAAGGCGGAGGCTTGCACCGGCTGCGAGATTTCCGCCAGCGCTCGCGCCCCCGAGAGCCCATTCTCCGGTCGCCAGGCCTGACTCCGAGGCCCAGCGGAACGCATACTCCACCTCGTCGGACGCGACCGGATAATGCACACCACTTCGACCTGAAGAACCCGACCGCGCCGCCCACTCGTTGGGGATCGGCGCAAGTCGATACTCGACGCAGACGACGACGATGCCGTGTTCGGCGAATTGCCTAGCGACCCAGTCGGATTCCGGCATGTCGAGGTCGCCGCTGGCGAACCCACCCCCGTGCACCCAGACAATCCCTGCGCCTCTTCGAGCGTTCGGCAGGTAGACGCGGACGTCGAGGGGGCCGTGGGGTCCCTCGAGCACTCTTTGGCTGACGGTGCTAGGAGCATCGGAAGACGAACTCGCTGCCGGTGCTGGGTCGATGGTCATAGGAATATCCTGTCAGCGATCCGGGTCTCGACCGCGCAAAATCAGGCGCGCTCCTCAGCGTCCGTGCATCGCTGCGAGGACGGCCTCGATCTTGCCGATGTCCTCAAGGTGAGGCCGACGAACTTGTCCGGTTTTACAACGAACGCGGGAGTCTCCGTCATATCCGTAATGCTCCGGGCCGCGCTTTCCTGCGCGCGATCATCGGCCCACACAACCACTGAGGGCTGTGCCGAACGGACATACGAGATCATGCTCTGCATCCGCCAGCCACGCTTCGGCCAGTTCCGCCAAGGAACGTATTGGCCTGCAAGTTTGCCGCGGAGCGGTCCTTCGATGAGCCAGGCGACTTGATCGTGTGGCCAAGTCGTCAGCCAAGCGACTCTGAGATTGGAATGGGTCACGAGACCAGCGA includes:
- a CDS encoding ABC transporter substrate-binding protein; the encoded protein is MPRRVTRALIAATVIGVLALTACSTPASPGTGSGDAGTPTKGGELVVGLDRELPSLDPLAGTISAAPALMLAEALYPPLMIAGEAGTVAPGLAESFTPDDTAKTWTLKIPADLTFSDGSPLTTESIQAHVKRLSDPANGSSAAGQARQIAGMEIVDDTTMVFTLAIANADFASLFQRSLGMIASTTAKDAFGFPLGAGPYVVDDFVAGDSVTVARNEKYWGKPANLDTIVFKMMPDADSRFQSLQSGDLGIMVSETANQFKQAREDDKLAVHAGAISVTSLLLNLTSPKFQDPEIRRALAQAIDRDALNAVVNLGEGKPVDSPYSLLGESAPTVDYPKYDPKAAEKVLKDADLSFTLTVSSLPSALQRATALKDMFAKVGVDVTIAPVDAASFTGVMASKQFEAADFVTSIFSDASGAALVFSTGAPYNLTGYSNKSVDAGLAAIASETDPAERAKSYEDVSAILAEDLPALWMTASNFGYISSADLVGVRDMTGLTFISIDPAEIGWAGK
- a CDS encoding ABC transporter permease; protein product: MKLAWLSRAGRSLLVLIVIAALTCQLAFLLPGDPALILLGQESTEAQRAALRSALGLDQDFFTRFLSWAGGVVTGDWGTSFTSDRPVLTEIIERVPATAELVILSQIIALAVTIPLALHSARTPGGTLDRFVSGGTFLVVAIPSFVVGVLLIYIFAVQLGWFPASGYVPLVEDPLDNLYRMVLPVLTLAIAESAVYLRTLRGSAVDALRSPFAYASLVRGATDTQLLWRRILRPAAPTLTALVGINVAVALGGTLLVESLFAIPGLGRLTIAALGARDLPLIQGLVLFAATIIVIFGILADIAVNRIDPRSSRGIA
- a CDS encoding ABC transporter permease: MVSPDLAAPTAAIRSPRSALRVPRIGFLLSTGWLIALFIAAVAFVLGAGADPLANDYAALSQPPSWAHLFGTDNLGRDVLARSLHGAGASATVALATVVVGGGIGILLGVWAGLMRGVVETIIGFFTDVAIALPGLIVISTIVTLTGPSLPTIALTIAGFSIPVFARLSRASTLAVATENHVVVARTLGASGWRIVTREVLPSVLPRMTPFLMISVAGSIVAEGALSFLGFGLRPPQPSWGSLIADGRAQLADAPWVALFPALLLCLTILSINVLGEHFREAKR
- a CDS encoding ABC transporter ATP-binding protein; this encodes MNPVLHVENLTTIATRRGVDNTVVDGVNLSLPAGGSLAIVGESGAGKSMLIRSILGIHPPGVSMRVSGRVMLDGHDMLSLRGRAHRRALARSVGMVHQDPLRSLNPTFRVGTQLTEALSFAGSGGGRRGRTARAIDAMREVGFRSPDVESRRYPHELSGGQRQRIGISAATLTEPALLIGDEPTTALDVIVQKRVLDLMDEMRERTGASLLLVTHDLGVAAERCDEIVVMRAGKIVEAGRTTTMLSAPTHPYTRSLLESIPRLDGPRPHRLPTPAEGALS
- a CDS encoding ABC transporter ATP-binding protein — protein: MSADILSIRDLVVGYGDKIVLDGVSLTVPARGCVGLVGESGSGKSTLARTILGLQSPRSGAVDIVGVGGDPKHPVQMVFQDPISSLAPHRATIDIVAEPLTIRGIGTKRQRRERARELLDRVGLDPTRFADARPTTLSGGQAQRVAIARALVAEPALLLCDEPVSSLDVSVQARVLNLLADLREEAGLSMLFISHDLAVVRMIADSVSVLSEGRIVESGETEQVIAHPQHDYTRQLLDAAPRLPRMATPAPSAAPSTMPATPPAA
- a CDS encoding tyrosine-protein phosphatase, producing MLTSRSPGVRNARGLGGLRTVDGRTLKDGMVYRSASLHRLDDAGRQALAALDITTVLDLRGDDEVRRAPDLVGEARVVHLPLHSPRNTDAGAAIGAAADAGIGYTLRNVYAEIVKERGPALVTGIREVASANGAVLAHCTAGKDRTGVFIAILLAALGVRDDDIIRTYAESAERLGDGFLAEVVDVLRGDASANTALPDSVIEEMLSSPAAYIEEVLANIRHDHGTVAAYLLANGLANDELRQIREKLLT
- a CDS encoding alpha/beta hydrolase, with the protein product MTIDPAPAASSSSDAPSTVSQRVLEGPHGPLDVRVYLPNARRGAGIVWVHGGGFASGDLDMPESDWVARQFAEHGIVVVCVEYRLAPIPNEWAARSGSSGRSGVHYPVASDEVEYAFRWASESGLATGEWALGGASAGGNLAAGASLRLVHNERTRPALVALSYPTLHSVQPAPDAALRAALDRNPDADRFGPDAVRAMYENYLGASLSGADIFAVPGTASADDLEGFPPVIMINADVDELRVSGEAFADTLREAGVDVELHTEIGSQHGFLNIPEDPAAAAAIERFAARIVDTMRDSTGVRRERG
- a CDS encoding HAD domain-containing protein — protein: MRSAEVAGQALLVLDVDGTISRIRREEEYALHQDEPGWRAWMSVDDEVIDRLAGLVTHSNLRVAWLTTWPHDQVAWLIEGPLRGKLAGQYVPWRNWPKRGWRMQSMISYVRSAQPSVVVWADDRAQESAARSITDMTETPAFVVKPDKFVGLTLRTSARSRPSSQRCTDAEERA